A window from Drosophila subobscura isolate 14011-0131.10 chromosome O, UCBerk_Dsub_1.0, whole genome shotgun sequence encodes these proteins:
- the LOC117898491 gene encoding 3-hydroxy-3-methylglutaryl-coenzyme A reductase: MIGRLFRAHGEFCASHPWEVIVALLTITACMLTVDKNNTLDTSTATAAGAAAAAAATGAAAPGTAIPMDMPASASATSSRHRPCHGWSQSCDGLEAEYNAADVILMTVVRCTAVLYCYYQFCSLHRMGSKYVLGIAGLFTVFSSFIFTTAIIKFLGSDISDLKDALFFLLLVIDLSNSGRLAQLALSGNNQAEVTQNIARGLELLGPAISLDTIVEALLVGVGTLSGVQRLEVLCMFAVLSVLVNYVVFMTFYPACLSLIFDLSRSGVDMSVVREKAKGSLLLKSLTEEEQKANPVLQRVKLIMTTGLMIVHIYSRVAFSDNDYDAVDKTLSPTLNLNVSNNRTESGEITDIIIKWLTMSADHIVISIVLIALVIKFICFDNRDPLPDQLRPASTVETQTTPMEELKVAAIEAAAPAAPLPVRAPLFTIEEQSSANASTQTDLLPQTRQRVASHVSLRPARPVQECLDILNSSEEGHGPSALSDEEIIAMVQAGGQASVHCPLYKIESVLDDLERGVRIRRRIIAARAKLPTERLDMLPYQHFDYRRVLNACCENVLGYVPIPVGYAGPLILDGESYYVPMATTEGALVASTNRGCKALSVTGVRSVVEDVGMTRAPCVRFPSVARASEAKLWIEDEVNYKVIKLEFDSTSRFGRLKDCHIAMDGPQLYIRFVALTGDAMGMNMVSKGAEMALRRIKRQFPDMQIISLSGNFCCDKKPAAINWIKGRGKRVVTECTISAATLRSVLKTDAKTLVECNKLKNMGGSAMAGSIGGNNAHAANMVTAVFLATGQDPAQNVTSSNCSTAMECWVENNEDLYMTCTMPSLEVGTVGGGTGLPGQSACLEMLGVRGAHPTHPGDNAKKLAQIVCATVMAGELSLMAALVNSDLVKSHMRHNRSSIAVSSANNPLNVTVSSCSTIS; the protein is encoded by the exons ATGATTGGACGTTTATTTCGCGCCCATGGGGAGTTCTGTGCCTCGCATCCCTGGGAGGTGATTGTGGCCCTGCTCACCATCACCGCCTGCATGCTGACGGTGGACAAGAACAACACTTTGGACACCAGCACCGCCACGGCAgcgggcgctgctgctgcggcagctgccacgGGTGCAGCCGCCCCGGGCACAGCCATACCCATGGACATGCCAGCCTCCGCATCGGCCACTTCGAGCCGGCACAGGCCCTGCCATGGCTGGAGCCAGTCCTGTGATGGTCTCGAGGCGGAATACAATGCCGCGGATGTCATCCTCATGACTGTGGTGCGCTGTACGGCTGTTCTCTATTGCTACTATCAGTTTTGCAGCCTCCATCGCATGGGTTCCAAATATGTGCTGG GCATTGCTGGTCTCTTTACGGTCTTCTCCAGCTTCATTTTCACGACGGCCATCATCAAGTTTCTGGGCAGCGACATATCCGATCTAAA GGATGCTCtgttcttcctgctgctggtcattGATCTGTCCAACTCGGGGCGTCTGGCGCAGCTGGCGCTGTCCGGCAACAACCAGGCGGAGGTCACACAGAACATAGCCCGCgggctggagctgctggggCCGGCCATCTCGCTGGACACCATTGTGGAGGCGCTGCTGGTGGGCGTGGGCACGCTCTCGGGCGTGCAGCGACTAGAGGTGCTCTGCATGTTTGCCGTGCTCTCGGTGCTGGTCAACTATGTGGTCTTTATGACCTTCTACCCAGCCTGCCTGTCGCTGATCTTTGATCTGTCTCGGTCCGGCGTGGACATGTCCGTGGTGCGGGAGAAGGCCAAgggctcgctgctgctgaaatCCCTCACCGAAGAGGAGCAAAAGGCCAATCCGGTGCTGCAGCGCGTCAAGCTGATTATGACCACGGGCCTGATGATTGTGCACATCTACAGTCGAGTGGCTTTCTCCGACAACGACTACGATGCGGTGGACAAGACGCTCTCGCCCACGCTCAATCTGAATGTGAGCAACAATCGCACGGAGTCCGGCGAGATTACAGACATAATCATCAA ATGGCTGACCATGAGCGCCGATCACATCGTCATTTCCATTGTTCTGATCGCTTTGGTCATCAAATTCATTTGCTTTGACAATCGCGATCCATTGCCGGATCAGCTGCGACCCGCCAGCACAGTGGAGACACAAACAACGCCCATGGAGGAGCTGAAAGTAGCAGCAATTGAAGCAGCCGCGCCAGCTGCTCCACTGCCCGTGCGTGCGCCGCTCTTCACCATCGAGGAGCAGAGCTCGGCGAATGCCTCCACGCAAACGGATCTGCTGCCGCAGACACGACAGCGAGTGGCCTCACATGTCAGCCTCAGGCCAGCGCGTCCTGTGCAGGAGTGCCTGGACATATTAAACTCCAGCGAAGAGGGCCATGGCCCCAGTGCGCTCAGCGATGAGGAGATCATTGCCATGGTACAGGCTGGCGGACAGGCCTCTGTGCACTGCCCGCTCTACAAGATCGAATCGGTGCTGGATGACCTCGAGCGGGGCGTGCGCATTCGTCGCAGGATTATAGCGGCACGTGCCAAGCTGCCCACCGAGCGGCTGGATATGCTGCCGTATCAGCACTTTGACTACCGCCGAGTCCTGAATGCCTGCTGCGAGAATGTGCTGGGCTACGTGCCCATACCCGTGGGCTATGCGGGTCCTTTGATCCTGGATGGCGAGAGCTACTACGTGCCCATGGCCACCACAGAGGGTGCCCTGGTGGCGTCCACCAATCGGGGTTGCAAGGCTCTATCCGTGACGGGTGTGCGCTCTGTCGTCGAGGATGTGGGCATGACCCGTGCGCCGTGCGTGCGCTTCCCCAGCGTGGCCCGTGCATCGGAGGCGAAGCTGTGGATCGAGGATGAAGTCAACTATAAGGTGATCAAGCTGGAGTTCGATTCCACATCTCGCTTTGGCCGCCTCAAGGACTGCCACATTGCCATGGACGGGCCGCAGCTGTACATTCGCTTTGTGGCCCTCACTGGCGATGCCATGGGCATGAATATGGTCTCCAAGGGGGCGGAGATGGCGCTGCGTCGCATCAAGCGACAGTTTCCGGACATGCAGATCATCTCGCTGAGCGGCAACTTTTGCTGCGACAAGAAGCCGGCGGCCATCAACTGGATCAAGGGCAGGGGCAAGCGTGTCGTCACCGAGTGCACCATTTCGGCGGCCACCCTGCGCTCCGTGCTGAAGACGGACGCCAAGACGCTGGTGGAGTGCAACAAGCTGAAGAACATGGGCGGCAGTGCGATGGCCGGCAGCATTGGTGGCAATAATGCGCATGCCGCCAACATGGTAACCGCCGTCTTCCTGGCCACCGGCCAGGATCCCGCCCAGAATGTGACCTCCAGCAACTGCTCCACCGCGATGGAGTGCTGGGTGGAGAACAACGAGGATCTGTACATGACCTGCACCATGCCCTCGCTGGAGGTGGGCACTGTGGGCGGCGGCACGGGGCTGCCGGGACAAAGTGCCTGCCTGGAGATGCTCGGTGTACGCGGCGCACATCCCACACATCCCGGAGACAATGCCAAGAAGCTGGCGCAGATTGTCTGCGCCACTGTGATGGCCGGCGAACTGAGCCTGATGGCAGCGCTGGTCAACAGCGATCTAGTCAAGAGTCACATGCGGCACAATCG TTCCTCCATAGCCGTGAGCAGCGCCAATAATCCCCTGAATGTGACcgtctccagctgcagcacaatCAGCTAA
- the LOC117898494 gene encoding ran-binding protein 3, translating to MSENNEASVESNCFRGGFTLKASRLGGAVLRPAVLGPSVLGSSAQTNSSNNSSTSLAGNNEKSDDENISNNPFLREDKDEGDEDSAAGAAAPVVAPESSTEKPEQKDDEEVDERPDPLTKLRSNGIERSSMFGAAKTNMPHVQTTGYVFGQNVHERVVGVGHDGHAAAAVPGSSSENTNTDQENVEAAATTSQSQQTQEPSSSSQLLFSSVIQKAAQSTDSSEAASSSSSSNNNKSEAIEAKSLTDVAREYEESRAQKRKYEEVETFTGEEDELNIVDVSCKLFAFVNSNWEERGRGSLRLNDVKGERDCSRVVFRTSGNLRLLLNTKVWAAMVAERASPKSLRLTAIDNSGSLKIFLAMGRPADIAQLHKSLCDRIARRKLTHPEECSVEDTKNGVASEAAASLQPESTTHDDDDDEAAAVVVAPTTTAAVAEADSMEPSPKKVLVQQPDSSDDVRVPAMEVTSEEVDAAAEAEAKESSSTDQN from the exons ATGTCGGAAAACAATG aaGCGTCAGTTGAAAGTAACTGTTTCCGAGGTGGCTTCACCTTGAAGGCCTCGCGATTGGGCGGGGCAGTGCTGCGTCCGGCAGTGCTTGGCCCCTCCGTTCTTGGCTCGAGTGCCcagaccaacagcagcaacaatagttCCACATCGCTGGCCGGCAACAACGAGAAGTCGGACGATGAGAACATCTCAAACAATCCGTTTTTGCGCGAGGACAAGGACGAAGGTGACGAAGATTCCgcagctggcgctgctgctccagtcGTCGCTCCGGAATCTTCCACGGAGAAACCAGAACAGAAGGACGACGAAGAAGTTGATGAGCGGCCGGATCCGCTGACCAAGCTTCGCAGCAATGGCATCGAACGCTCGAGCATGTTCGGAGCGGCCAAAACCAATATGCCACATGTCCAGACCACTGGCTATGTCTTCGGCCAGAATGTGCACGAGCGTGTGGTCGGCGTTGGCCATGACGGccatgcggctgctgcagtccCAGGCAGCTCCTCGGAGAATACCAACACAGACCAAGAAAATGTTGAGGCGGCAGCCACCACATCGCAATCGCAGCAGACACAGGAACCCTCTTCTTCATCGCAGCTTCTATTCTCCAGCGTCATTCAGAAGGCTGCCCAGTCCACAGACAGCAGCGAAGCTGCCtcatccagctccagcagcaacaacaacaaatctgAGGCCATAGAGGCCAAGAGCCTGACGGATGTGGCGCGCGAGTACGAGGAGAGCCGCGCCCAGAAGCGCAAGTACGAGGAGGTGGAGACCTTCACCGGGGAGGAGGACGAACTGAATATTGTCGATGTCAGCTGCAAGCTGTTCGCCTTTGTCAACAGCAACTGGGAGGAGCGGGGACGCGGCAGTCTGCGCCTCAACGATGTCAAGGGCGAACGTGACTGTTCGCGCGTTGTCTTCCGTACCTCGGGCAACCTCCGCTTGTTGCTGAACACCAAAGTCTGGGCGGCCATGGTGGCCGAACGGGCCAGCCCCAAGTCACTGCGTCTGACTGCCATCGATAATTCGGGCTCCCTGAAGATCTTCCTTGCCATGGGCCGTCCAGCGGACATTGCCCAGCTGCACAAGTCCCTCTGCGACCGCATTGCCCGCCGCAAGCTTACCCATCCCGAAGAATGCTCCGTCGAGGATACGAAAAATGGTGTCGCCTCTGAGGCTGCCGCCAGCCTGCAGCCCGAATCGACCACacacgatgatgacgatgacgaagCCGCCGCAGTCGTCGTCGCACCAACTACCACAGCCGCCGTTGCCGAGGCGGACAGCATGGAGCCCAGTCCCAAGAAGGTGCTCGTCCAGCAGCCCGACAGCAGCGATGATGTACGCGTGCCGGCCATGGAGGTGACCAGCGAAGAAGTAGATGCCGCTGCCGAAGCCGAGGCCAAGGAGTCCTCCTCCACTGATCAGAATTAA
- the LOC117898495 gene encoding 26S proteasome regulatory subunit 6A-B has translation MAQTLEDKSIWEDGEESLGEEVMRMSTDEIVSRTRLMDNEIKIMKSEVMRITHEIQAQNEKIKDNTEKIKVNKTLPYLVSNVIELLDVDPQEEEDDGSVTVLDNQRKGKCAVIKTSTRQAYFLPVIGLVDAEKLKPGDLVGVNKDSYLILETLPAEYDARVKAMEVDERPTEQYSDIGGLDKQIQELIEAVVLPMTHKEKFKNLGIHPPKGVLLYGPPGTGKTLLARACAAQTKSTFLKLAGPQLVQMFIGDGAKLVRDAFALAKEKAPAIIFIDELDAIGTKRFDSEKAGDREVQRTMLELLNQLDGFSSTADIKVIAATNRVDILDPALLRSGRLDRKIEFPHPNEEARARIMQIHSRKMNVSTDVNFEELSRSTDDFNGAQCKAVCVEAGMIALRRSASSVTHEDFMDAIMEVQAKKKANLNYYA, from the exons ATGGCTCAGACTCTGGAAGACAAATCAATATGGGAGGATGGCGAGGAGTCGCTGGGTGAGGAGGTGATGCGTATGTCCACCGATGAGATTGTGAGCAGGACTCGGCTCATGGACAATGAAATAAAGATCATGAAGAGTGAGGTGATGCGCATCACACACGAGATACAGGCGCAAAACGAGAAAATCAAAGATAATACGGAGAAAATCAAG GTTAACAAAACGCTGCCGTACTTGGTGTCCAATGTCATAGAGTTGTTGGACGTTGATCCacaagaggaggaggatgacggCTCCGTCACGGTGCTGGACAACCAGCGAAAAGGCAAGTGCGCCGTTATTAAAACTTCCACGCGACAGGCATACTTTTTGCCCGTCATTGGGCTGGTCGATGCCGAGAAATTGAAGCCCGGCGACTTGGTGGGCGTCAACAAGGACTCGTATCTTATTTTGGAGACCCTGCCAGCTGAGTATGATGCCCGCGTCAAGGCCATGGAAGTGGATGAGCGACCCACAGAGCAGTATTCCGATATTGGTGGCCTGGACAAGCAGATTCAGGAGCTCATCGAGGCCGTCGTGCTGCCCATGACGCACAAGGAGAAGTTTAAGAATTTGGGCATTCATCCACCAAAAG GTGTTCTTCTGTATGGGCCACCCGGTACGGGAAAAACTCTTCTGGCCCGTGCCTGTGCCGCCCAGACCAAGTCGACCTTCCTCAAGCTGGCCGGACCGCAGCTGGTGCAGATGTTCATCGGTGATGGCGCCAAGCTGGTGCGCGATGCCTTCGCTTTGGCCAAGGAGAAGGCACCGGCCATTATCTTCATTGATGAACTGGACGCCATTGGCACGAAGCGTTTCGACTCCGAGAAGGCCGGCGATCGTGAGGTGCAGCGTACCATGTTGGAGCTGCTCAACCAGCTGGATGGCTTCAGTTCGACGGCCGACATTAAGGTAATTGCCGCCACCAACCGTGTGGACATTCTGGATCCCGCTCTGCTGCGTTCCGGCCGTTTGGATCGTAAAATCGAGTTCCCCCATCCCAACGAGGAGGCACGGGCACGCATCATGCAGATTCACTCGCGAAAAATGAACGTCAGCACCGATGTGAACTTTGAGGAGCTGTCACGATCCACAGATGACTTCAACGGTGCCCAATGCAAGGCTGTTTGCGTGGAGGCCGGCATGATAGCCCTGCGCCGCTCCGCCAGTTCGGTGACGCACGAGGACTTCATGGACGCCATCATGGAGGTGCAGGCGAAAAAGAAGGCTAATCTTAATTACTACGCTTAA